A stretch of Natronococcus sp. CG52 DNA encodes these proteins:
- a CDS encoding quinone oxidoreductase family protein — MRAIEITEYGDAETLEVVDRDAPEPDAGEVRLEVEAAGINFADIMQRRGLYPGGPEAPYAPGMEAAGTIDATGEGVGLDEGDRVVGMLDRGGYAEYATANARMLFPIPEGMGFEEAAGFPVQYLTAHSCLFEWAGLEEGETVLIQAAAGGVGTAAVQLASNAGAEVFGTASTEEKLELAADLGCDHPINYTETDFRDVVNRETDGEGVDLVLESVGDDVFERSLDAMTHFGRMVTYGVASGVPASAENRRLLFENKTVKGFHLGRASYHDPGKIAKAVPELTQGLTSGDLEVIIGESFALEDAAEAHRYIEDRKSSGKVLLKP, encoded by the coding sequence ATGAGGGCAATCGAGATAACGGAGTACGGTGACGCCGAGACGCTCGAGGTCGTCGACCGCGACGCGCCGGAACCGGACGCCGGCGAGGTCCGTCTCGAGGTCGAAGCCGCGGGCATCAACTTCGCGGACATCATGCAACGCCGGGGTCTCTACCCGGGCGGTCCGGAGGCGCCGTACGCCCCCGGCATGGAGGCCGCGGGAACGATCGACGCGACCGGCGAAGGCGTCGGCCTCGACGAGGGCGACCGCGTCGTCGGAATGCTCGACCGCGGTGGTTACGCGGAGTACGCCACCGCGAACGCCCGGATGCTCTTTCCGATCCCGGAGGGGATGGGCTTCGAGGAGGCCGCCGGCTTCCCCGTCCAGTACCTCACCGCCCACAGCTGCCTGTTCGAGTGGGCCGGACTCGAGGAGGGCGAGACCGTACTGATCCAGGCCGCCGCGGGCGGCGTCGGCACGGCTGCCGTCCAGCTGGCCTCGAACGCCGGCGCGGAGGTGTTCGGCACCGCGAGCACCGAAGAAAAGCTCGAGCTCGCCGCCGACCTCGGCTGCGATCACCCGATCAACTACACTGAGACGGATTTTCGGGACGTCGTCAATCGGGAAACCGACGGCGAGGGCGTCGACCTCGTCTTAGAGAGCGTCGGCGACGACGTCTTCGAACGGAGCCTCGACGCGATGACCCACTTCGGGCGGATGGTCACCTACGGCGTCGCGAGCGGCGTTCCCGCCAGCGCCGAGAACAGGCGGCTGCTCTTCGAGAACAAGACCGTGAAGGGATTCCACCTCGGCCGGGCCTCCTACCACGATCCGGGCAAGATCGCGAAGGCCGTCCCCGAACTCACGCAGGGGCTGACGAGCGGCGACCTCGAGGTGATAATCGGCGAGTCGTTCGCGCTCGAGGACGCGGCCGAGGCTCACCGGTACATCGAGGATCGCAAGAGCTCCGGAAAAGTGCTGTTGAAGCCGTGA
- a CDS encoding amino acid permease: MAAEDFKLINEEIGPVAAVALLIGTAVGMSGFIVPTQMAAIAGPSVTVAILISVLPMVLGVLLLLQLGGAIPVSGGIYVYDSGLGDFTRER, translated from the coding sequence ATGGCTGCAGAAGATTTCAAGCTGATTAACGAAGAGATCGGGCCCGTTGCGGCGGTCGCGTTGCTCATCGGAACGGCGGTCGGAATGAGCGGTTTCATCGTTCCGACGCAGATGGCGGCGATCGCTGGACCCTCGGTCACGGTTGCGATTCTGATCTCGGTGCTTCCGATGGTTCTCGGGGTGCTCCTGTTGTTACAACTCGGTGGGGCGATCCCCGTTTCCGGCGGGATCTACGTCTACGACTCCGGGCTCGGCGATTTCACGCGCGAGAGATAG
- a CDS encoding DEAD/DEAH box helicase, with amino-acid sequence MTLTGTTPPSLEGTCKLLPEPQHDLLAAVTEVYGRLVSTHGPRNVLVLKRHPAGLDALAETLADVETPAGVARSPRVESLPEHASKTVEAYDPTLDRLEYEERIELISLVIDGASRDVPDYLERAARHESFARDVGQLLLAATRQQLRFDDLEDPHDCLAFLCAMNDRFHEALEERGFVERADVIPGSVSLLEDDVDGVRRRVTDSFDAVLAVEFEEYRRLDRRYLAALTRDADLVCLGERHASVERTRVEPGSIEAIASNAGLEVERFEPDPSRVDGADAATRPAHGAITRFLATGESPSTNASDGSPGSETGQARRIRTRTAREQVRTVAAEIQSLTDRHDWSYDEIAVAVPRIERVPETRRRLREVGIPTATIGTSSLAEDPVVNELYAFVTLQSRRARGDAGGLEDTADDSLDRLRARVPEFSPSLLEACTDASVERSLERWIRRTDLKGRIARDETWIDAREQFESVRRVLEIARFVEGTDLVAPDWEGLRRMLRRTIQYDAPYVHAVETRPPTGGVTVCAADDLKYDSRTAVFLLDLIDEQYPGEQFLTQLFPQAWLREMPNYPAVTDPSAATTASTFAPVTDAIDVADPFETYHAQRARRRLALASRAAEEVLYCCSYERGSGGLRRTYEESRYLKLIESVPGLTLEDVDADTTATIHGEAGAIEALLEEPRGELERVLREASTGGTADLAETEELFQEIAVVLEEGDIDPELAEAVRSQFEFAAGEVLRDD; translated from the coding sequence GTGACGTTGACTGGTACAACTCCGCCCTCGCTCGAGGGCACCTGCAAACTCCTCCCGGAACCCCAGCACGATCTGCTGGCGGCCGTCACCGAAGTGTACGGACGACTCGTCTCGACGCACGGTCCCCGAAACGTGCTGGTGCTGAAACGCCACCCCGCGGGGCTCGACGCGCTCGCGGAGACGCTCGCGGACGTCGAGACGCCCGCCGGCGTGGCCCGATCGCCCCGCGTCGAGTCGCTCCCGGAACACGCCTCGAAGACCGTCGAGGCGTACGACCCGACGCTCGACCGCCTCGAGTACGAGGAACGGATCGAGCTCATCTCGCTGGTGATCGACGGTGCGAGCCGCGACGTTCCCGACTACCTCGAGCGCGCCGCCCGTCACGAGAGCTTCGCCCGAGACGTCGGGCAGCTGTTGCTCGCGGCGACCCGCCAGCAGCTCCGCTTCGACGATCTCGAGGATCCACACGACTGTCTCGCTTTCCTGTGCGCGATGAACGACCGATTCCACGAGGCCCTCGAGGAGCGAGGGTTCGTCGAACGGGCGGACGTGATTCCCGGTTCGGTCTCGCTGCTCGAAGACGACGTCGACGGCGTTCGACGCCGCGTCACGGACTCGTTCGACGCCGTCCTCGCCGTCGAGTTCGAGGAGTACCGACGGCTCGACCGGCGCTACCTCGCCGCGCTCACTCGGGACGCCGACCTGGTGTGTCTGGGCGAACGCCACGCCAGCGTCGAACGAACCCGCGTCGAACCCGGCTCGATAGAGGCGATCGCATCGAACGCGGGGCTCGAGGTCGAACGCTTCGAGCCCGATCCGTCACGGGTCGACGGAGCCGACGCAGCGACCCGGCCGGCACACGGCGCAATTACACGGTTCCTCGCGACGGGCGAGTCGCCGTCGACGAACGCGAGCGACGGGTCGCCCGGTTCCGAGACGGGGCAGGCCCGCCGCATCCGCACCCGAACCGCGCGCGAGCAGGTCCGAACCGTCGCCGCGGAGATCCAGTCGCTCACCGACCGCCACGACTGGTCGTACGACGAGATCGCCGTCGCGGTCCCGCGGATCGAACGGGTTCCGGAGACCAGACGCCGACTCCGCGAGGTCGGGATTCCGACGGCGACGATCGGAACCTCCTCGCTCGCGGAGGATCCCGTCGTCAACGAACTCTACGCGTTCGTCACTCTCCAGAGTCGCCGGGCGCGCGGCGACGCGGGCGGGCTCGAGGATACGGCAGACGACTCGCTCGATCGCCTTCGCGCCCGCGTTCCCGAGTTCTCACCGTCGCTGCTCGAGGCGTGTACCGACGCGAGCGTCGAGCGCTCGCTCGAGCGGTGGATTCGACGAACGGATCTGAAGGGGCGGATCGCTCGCGACGAGACGTGGATCGACGCCAGGGAGCAGTTCGAGAGCGTCCGCCGCGTGCTCGAGATCGCCCGCTTCGTCGAGGGAACGGACCTGGTCGCCCCCGACTGGGAGGGACTGCGGCGGATGCTTCGACGGACGATCCAGTACGACGCGCCGTACGTTCACGCCGTCGAGACCCGGCCGCCGACCGGCGGCGTCACGGTCTGTGCGGCCGACGACCTGAAGTACGACTCGCGGACGGCCGTCTTCCTGCTCGATCTGATCGACGAGCAGTACCCGGGCGAGCAGTTCCTCACGCAGCTCTTCCCGCAGGCGTGGCTCCGGGAGATGCCGAACTACCCCGCCGTCACCGATCCGTCGGCCGCGACGACCGCGTCGACGTTCGCGCCGGTCACCGACGCAATCGACGTCGCCGACCCCTTCGAAACGTATCACGCCCAGCGCGCGCGACGACGGCTCGCCCTCGCCTCGCGTGCGGCCGAGGAGGTCCTGTACTGTTGTTCCTACGAGCGCGGCTCCGGCGGACTCCGGCGCACCTACGAGGAGTCGCGGTACCTGAAACTGATCGAGTCCGTGCCGGGGCTCACGCTCGAAGATGTCGACGCCGACACGACCGCGACGATCCACGGTGAAGCCGGCGCGATCGAGGCGCTGCTCGAGGAACCGCGCGGCGAACTCGAGCGCGTTCTTCGCGAGGCGAGCACCGGCGGAACGGCCGACCTCGCCGAGACCGAGGAGCTGTTCCAGGAGATCGCGGTCGTCCTCGAGGAGGGCGATATCGATCCGGAACTCGCCGAAGCGGTCCGTTCGCAGTTCGAGTTCGCCGCCGGGGAGGTGCTCCGCGATGACTGA
- the proS gene encoding proline--tRNA ligase: protein MSDESQELGITESKSHKPGEWYAEVVQKANLADYAPMGGFIVTKPRGYALWESLQDTLDGWFKETDVDNVYFPMFIPESYLEREKDIVEGFDPEVAWVTHGGHEELEERLAVRPTSESIIAPFMADWTRSHRDLPLRLNQWCSVVRWEATETKPFFRTKEFMWQEGHTAHATDEGAWEEVWTRLGQYERVFEEHLAIPVLRGKKPDHDKFPGADTTTTVEALMPDGKSVQGATSHHLGQSFAEAFDITFADEDEEEQTAYTTSWGLSWRALGALIMTHSDDQGLVLPPTIAPTQVVVVPIWQADTQEKVLDYSEKIAGELEAAGFRVELDDRDERNPGFKFNEHELNGIPLRLEIGPNEVDDEEVTLVHRPDNEDTVADREGIVDTVDEHLDAIFDKLYETAEENLEENVREAHSPEDILGTIGKHGGYVKTPWCGDQACEEAIKEKIAAEIVMQPLEEQGGSTAGEVVEPDRDECGVCGEPADEIAYFAKSY, encoded by the coding sequence ATGAGCGACGAGAGTCAAGAGCTCGGGATCACCGAGTCGAAATCGCACAAACCCGGCGAGTGGTACGCCGAGGTCGTCCAGAAGGCGAATCTCGCGGACTACGCGCCGATGGGCGGGTTCATCGTCACGAAGCCTCGCGGCTACGCGCTGTGGGAATCGCTCCAGGACACGCTCGACGGCTGGTTCAAGGAAACCGACGTCGACAACGTCTACTTCCCGATGTTCATCCCGGAGAGTTACCTCGAGCGCGAGAAGGACATCGTCGAGGGGTTCGACCCCGAGGTCGCGTGGGTGACCCACGGCGGCCACGAGGAACTCGAGGAGCGACTGGCCGTGCGCCCGACCAGCGAGTCGATCATCGCACCCTTCATGGCCGACTGGACGCGCAGCCACCGTGATCTCCCGCTGCGACTGAACCAGTGGTGTTCGGTCGTCCGATGGGAGGCGACGGAGACGAAGCCGTTCTTCCGCACGAAGGAGTTCATGTGGCAGGAGGGACACACCGCCCACGCGACCGACGAGGGCGCCTGGGAGGAGGTCTGGACCCGTCTGGGCCAGTACGAGCGCGTCTTCGAGGAACACCTCGCGATTCCCGTCCTCCGCGGGAAGAAGCCCGACCACGACAAGTTCCCCGGCGCCGATACGACGACGACCGTCGAGGCGCTGATGCCCGACGGGAAGTCCGTCCAGGGAGCGACGAGCCACCACCTCGGTCAGAGCTTCGCCGAGGCGTTCGACATCACCTTCGCCGACGAGGACGAGGAGGAACAGACCGCCTACACGACCTCCTGGGGGCTCTCCTGGCGCGCACTCGGCGCGCTCATCATGACCCACTCGGACGACCAGGGACTCGTGCTCCCGCCGACGATCGCGCCCACCCAGGTCGTCGTCGTCCCCATCTGGCAGGCCGATACGCAGGAGAAGGTTCTCGACTACTCCGAGAAGATCGCCGGCGAACTCGAGGCGGCCGGCTTCCGCGTCGAACTCGACGACCGCGACGAGCGCAACCCCGGTTTCAAGTTCAACGAACACGAACTCAACGGGATTCCGCTGCGCCTCGAGATCGGCCCGAACGAGGTCGACGACGAGGAGGTTACGCTCGTCCACCGTCCCGACAACGAGGATACCGTTGCCGACCGCGAGGGAATCGTCGACACCGTCGACGAACACCTCGACGCGATCTTCGACAAGCTGTACGAAACGGCCGAGGAGAACCTCGAGGAGAACGTTCGCGAAGCGCACAGCCCGGAGGACATCCTCGGCACGATCGGCAAGCACGGCGGCTACGTGAAGACGCCGTGGTGTGGCGACCAGGCCTGCGAGGAGGCCATCAAGGAGAAGATCGCCGCCGAGATCGTCATGCAGCCGCTCGAGGAGCAGGGTGGCTCGACCGCGGGCGAAGTCGTCGAACCCGACCGCGACGAGTGTGGCGTCTGCGGGGAGCCGGCCGACGAAATCGCGTACTTCGCGAAGTCCTACTGA
- a CDS encoding CBS domain-containing protein, whose protein sequence is MEDIFVARVMSTDLETVTPETLVEDAGQVMLEREIGSVIVVGEDNQLEGILTTTDFVNIVAESHPKAETSVSRYMSTDVVTASAQDTIRDAADLMIERGFHHLPVVDEDEGVIGMITTTDLASYLSRVKSPSPES, encoded by the coding sequence ATGGAGGACATTTTCGTTGCCCGAGTGATGTCGACGGACCTGGAGACCGTCACGCCGGAGACGCTCGTCGAAGATGCGGGACAGGTGATGCTCGAACGCGAGATCGGATCGGTCATCGTCGTCGGCGAGGACAATCAACTCGAGGGGATTCTGACGACGACGGACTTCGTCAACATCGTCGCCGAGAGCCATCCGAAGGCCGAGACGTCGGTGTCGCGATACATGAGCACGGACGTCGTGACGGCGTCCGCACAGGACACCATCCGCGACGCGGCGGATCTCATGATCGAACGCGGCTTCCACCACCTGCCCGTCGTCGACGAGGACGAGGGCGTTATCGGCATGATCACGACGACTGACCTGGCATCCTATCTCTCGCGCGTGAAATCGCCGAGCCCGGAGTCGTAG
- a CDS encoding PD-(D/E)XK nuclease family protein: MTDAFPTLTADGLETYLHCPRRYEFARVHDLERDDDERPTRDRVALLRTAVCDALRRGKTDPERLEAAASSRLSELWRGHDERFHSRAQRRHELAILEATLEAYLERFGDDHAAGISRLEETAPDGEFVGPKLPLASTRSLPAAAETEEETDPGHVRIDASVDYVYGDGAALVGVRFVPTLAPLGLLRYRSEWEGDVAGLFVDHFDPDAESFEPQAVGALFETAVVLDGLRNLRDDLELGDRTCRYVQIPLADRTGTAVNWVRNTVETTLKPIDLTDVYLDHHTYGMTHEHRNETVDSRLDDVAGAVVAGSFDPSAQWEQIERHACPDCGYTVCCQDYLATEVRFDG, encoded by the coding sequence ATGACTGACGCCTTCCCGACGCTCACGGCGGACGGTCTCGAGACCTACCTCCACTGCCCGCGGCGGTACGAGTTCGCCCGCGTCCACGACCTCGAGCGCGACGACGACGAACGGCCGACACGAGACCGCGTCGCCCTTCTGCGGACGGCCGTCTGCGACGCGCTACGGCGCGGGAAGACCGATCCCGAACGACTCGAGGCCGCGGCCTCGAGTCGGCTCTCGGAGCTGTGGCGCGGACACGACGAGCGGTTCCACTCGCGGGCGCAGCGTCGCCACGAACTGGCGATTCTCGAGGCGACGCTCGAGGCCTACCTCGAACGGTTCGGCGACGACCACGCGGCGGGAATCTCCCGACTCGAGGAGACGGCTCCCGACGGCGAGTTCGTCGGGCCGAAGCTGCCGCTCGCGAGCACGCGCTCGCTCCCCGCGGCGGCCGAGACCGAGGAAGAGACGGACCCGGGGCACGTTCGAATTGACGCGTCCGTCGACTACGTCTACGGCGACGGCGCCGCGCTCGTCGGCGTCCGGTTCGTGCCGACGCTCGCGCCGCTCGGACTCCTGCGCTACCGGTCGGAGTGGGAGGGAGACGTCGCCGGCCTGTTCGTCGACCACTTCGATCCCGACGCGGAGTCGTTCGAACCGCAGGCCGTCGGCGCGCTCTTCGAGACGGCCGTCGTCCTCGACGGGCTCCGGAACCTGCGCGACGACCTCGAACTCGGGGATCGAACCTGCCGGTACGTCCAGATTCCGCTCGCCGATCGAACGGGGACCGCGGTCAACTGGGTACGGAACACCGTCGAGACGACGCTCAAGCCGATCGATCTCACCGACGTCTACCTCGACCATCACACCTACGGAATGACACACGAGCACCGAAACGAGACGGTCGACTCCCGGCTCGACGACGTCGCCGGCGCCGTCGTCGCCGGATCGTTCGATCCGAGCGCGCAGTGGGAACAGATCGAGCGCCACGCCTGTCCGGACTGCGGCTACACCGTCTGCTGTCAGGACTACCTGGCGACGGAGGTGCGCTTCGATGGCTGA
- a CDS encoding 8-oxo-dGTP diphosphatase, with protein MIEATLCFPLRDGSGDCDDEVLLIEKRRGLGEGWYNGPGGKLEGGETPRECAVRETHEEVGLEVDPADLEKAGELSFVLDDEAHTFCHVFRTGAFTGEPRASEEARPEWFAVDDVPYDRMWEDDQLWLPGVLEGDTVIGEFRFVGGEPLDEANFADHVLEWDVSFPSNC; from the coding sequence ATGATCGAGGCGACGCTCTGCTTTCCGCTCCGCGACGGAAGCGGCGACTGCGACGACGAGGTGCTCCTGATCGAGAAACGCCGCGGCCTCGGCGAGGGGTGGTACAACGGACCCGGCGGAAAACTCGAGGGCGGCGAGACGCCCCGCGAGTGTGCCGTCCGCGAGACGCACGAGGAGGTCGGCCTCGAGGTCGATCCGGCCGACCTCGAGAAAGCGGGCGAACTCTCGTTCGTGCTCGACGACGAGGCCCACACGTTCTGTCACGTGTTCCGCACCGGGGCGTTCACGGGCGAACCGCGAGCGTCCGAGGAGGCCCGCCCGGAGTGGTTCGCCGTCGACGACGTTCCCTACGACCGGATGTGGGAGGACGACCAGCTCTGGCTCCCCGGCGTCCTCGAGGGCGACACGGTCATCGGCGAGTTCCGGTTCGTCGGGGGCGAACCGCTCGACGAGGCCAACTTCGCGGATCACGTGCTCGAGTGGGACGTCTCCTTCCCGTCGAACTGTTGA
- a CDS encoding UvrD-helicase domain-containing protein, with translation MADPDASDVHDGGPEELEPRGNQRAVIDSRRACTSVDAGAGTGKTTTMLMRLERAIERDAVDPDDVLVVTFANEAAASIREAVAERLDPEAAAAIDVSTYHSLCYRLVGEYAYYLGYSPEFEVVTERKRRRIVGRLLAEREYEFASSSAGDGSPTELADAVDRFIQAISQEDVMPAELRDQLPDVRTLELCNEFVLWLERTAEEELSFDNEALRFFNRDEHADAAREALVEYGTLLTYCREKIAEAPAPFREDDVVRDVDRYLRVLQTCVTNTIDALSLEEPTTKHLPRALFGNQIWGAATGRIEQTPFGRLKHYVEFLRLARHYTEVYADYHARLEQERVFDFDELVRTATRLLEDDAVASEITGQWEQVYCDEFQDTDETQFGLITELTAGPDRPELLAIGDKDQAIYGWRGTDREGLDRLADAYDDHEAIELELNFRSRQEILDLTNRCDYGPQSAKTLREDGRTPGAYDEDEPPDRVVKIESDEIAPSTAEQVATTVSRLLNGACENVPQRTLEDVAVIVRTNRHAQAIADELRDRQIPYEISGSPRGEISPGIRTLLSYLRVLVDSDADAHLRRVLLYRYRLPEADLATLQGRSGSLYDAVFEVDADALEARDRLERSRDHLEELETMRDVYPLSGFLARFRELTRLEWFLTSEERTDLERIERFVERYDPETVVQTLSAEVVDALEGTLRGSESDRTRGTQSADGVDVMTVHQAKGLEFDTVLAPYLSDEEWCVDGDYARRARYRLLAATLDDDVESPLLADLATETVGEEWRVLHVALTRAENHLFVFGSDYEYDGDETELAASTAEACLAPAIDWSVTGQRMDLWSTLTESFERVRETYPRTVVDRTDEVALAADERPGTITYYAGYDDRPVEPLETREAIETVHRLGRLLRHGNLLPAADAASHARDEVEPRLRVPGGRRPSALSSETVRFPVRALSDAGELPVAMRHSYTAMETHDSCPRKHYLDHVVRAVDDPVVTGADGRPIRDPETETSSGARVVGSVFHDVAEEAFHREYETRAAWREAASRQLTAQGLLEHREAVLACVDRYFEATAPGYDRPVADWDSLAAELPFTLGDVDGVTGDVVGYVDSVRRLPPIDEDDGGGIAVLDYKATADRIDAADAAQLALYARACRRRFDEPVSAVGYVYVGAVDGPRVDLFDPDELPEWASVHEALEAVDDPSYREISPGEHCRFCPHRSLGCAPDEYAESADDD, from the coding sequence ATGGCTGATCCCGACGCGTCCGACGTGCACGACGGCGGCCCCGAGGAACTCGAGCCGCGGGGCAACCAGCGCGCGGTGATCGACAGCCGGCGGGCCTGTACGTCCGTCGACGCGGGGGCCGGGACCGGGAAGACGACGACGATGCTCATGCGACTCGAGCGCGCTATCGAGCGCGACGCCGTCGACCCCGACGACGTGCTGGTGGTGACGTTCGCCAACGAGGCCGCGGCCAGCATCCGGGAGGCGGTCGCCGAGCGACTCGACCCCGAGGCCGCGGCGGCCATCGACGTCTCCACCTACCACTCCCTCTGTTATCGCCTCGTCGGCGAGTACGCCTACTACCTCGGCTACTCGCCCGAGTTCGAGGTCGTCACCGAACGGAAACGCCGCCGGATCGTCGGCCGACTCCTCGCCGAGCGCGAGTACGAGTTCGCGTCCTCGTCGGCGGGCGACGGCTCGCCGACCGAACTCGCCGACGCCGTCGACCGGTTCATCCAGGCGATAAGCCAGGAGGACGTCATGCCGGCGGAGCTCCGCGACCAGTTGCCCGACGTTCGCACCCTCGAGCTGTGCAACGAGTTCGTCCTCTGGCTCGAGCGAACCGCCGAGGAGGAACTCTCCTTCGACAACGAGGCGCTGCGCTTCTTCAACCGCGACGAGCACGCCGACGCCGCCCGCGAGGCCCTGGTCGAGTACGGCACGCTCCTCACTTACTGTCGGGAGAAGATCGCCGAGGCCCCGGCGCCGTTCCGCGAGGACGACGTGGTCCGGGACGTCGACCGCTACCTGCGGGTCCTCCAGACCTGCGTGACGAACACGATCGATGCGCTCTCGCTCGAGGAGCCGACCACGAAACACCTTCCGCGAGCGCTGTTCGGCAACCAGATCTGGGGGGCGGCGACCGGTCGCATCGAACAGACGCCGTTCGGTCGCCTGAAACACTACGTCGAGTTCCTCCGGCTCGCTCGCCACTACACCGAGGTGTACGCGGATTACCACGCCCGCCTCGAGCAGGAGCGGGTCTTCGACTTCGACGAACTGGTGCGAACGGCGACGAGACTGCTCGAGGACGACGCCGTCGCGAGCGAGATCACGGGTCAGTGGGAACAGGTCTACTGCGACGAGTTCCAGGACACCGACGAGACGCAGTTCGGACTCATCACCGAGCTGACGGCCGGTCCCGACCGGCCGGAGCTGCTCGCGATCGGCGACAAGGACCAGGCGATATACGGCTGGCGCGGCACCGATCGGGAGGGACTCGACCGGCTCGCCGACGCCTACGACGACCACGAGGCGATCGAACTCGAGCTCAACTTTCGATCCCGTCAGGAGATCCTCGATCTGACCAACCGCTGCGACTACGGGCCGCAGTCCGCGAAGACGCTCCGGGAGGACGGCCGCACGCCGGGCGCGTACGACGAGGACGAGCCGCCGGATCGTGTCGTGAAGATCGAGAGCGACGAGATAGCGCCCTCGACGGCCGAACAGGTCGCGACGACGGTCTCGAGACTCCTCAACGGAGCGTGCGAGAACGTCCCGCAGCGGACGCTGGAGGACGTCGCGGTCATCGTCCGCACCAACCGACACGCCCAGGCGATTGCCGACGAGCTTCGGGACCGGCAGATCCCCTACGAGATTTCGGGCTCCCCGCGCGGCGAGATCTCGCCCGGCATCCGGACGCTCCTCTCGTATCTCCGCGTGCTGGTCGATTCGGATGCGGACGCGCACCTCCGGCGGGTCCTCCTGTACCGCTACCGGCTTCCGGAAGCCGACCTGGCGACCCTGCAGGGTCGGTCCGGATCGCTGTACGACGCCGTCTTCGAGGTCGACGCCGACGCGCTCGAGGCGAGAGACCGACTCGAGCGGTCGCGCGATCACCTCGAGGAACTGGAGACGATGCGCGACGTCTACCCGCTGTCGGGCTTTCTCGCGCGGTTTCGCGAGCTCACCCGCCTCGAGTGGTTCCTCACGAGCGAGGAACGGACCGACCTCGAGCGGATCGAACGGTTCGTCGAGCGCTACGATCCCGAGACCGTGGTACAGACCCTCTCGGCGGAGGTCGTCGACGCGCTCGAGGGAACGCTCCGCGGCAGCGAGAGCGACCGAACCCGGGGCACGCAGTCGGCGGATGGCGTCGACGTGATGACGGTCCACCAGGCGAAGGGGCTCGAGTTCGACACCGTACTCGCCCCCTACCTCTCTGACGAGGAGTGGTGCGTCGACGGCGACTACGCCCGGCGCGCCCGCTACCGGCTGCTCGCCGCGACGCTCGACGACGACGTCGAGTCGCCCCTGCTCGCGGATCTCGCGACCGAAACCGTCGGCGAGGAGTGGCGCGTGCTCCACGTCGCGCTCACCCGGGCGGAAAACCACCTCTTCGTGTTCGGCTCCGACTACGAGTACGACGGCGACGAGACCGAGCTCGCGGCCTCGACCGCGGAAGCGTGCCTCGCGCCGGCGATCGACTGGTCGGTAACCGGCCAGCGGATGGATCTCTGGTCGACGCTGACCGAGAGCTTCGAACGGGTGCGCGAGACGTACCCGCGGACGGTCGTGGACCGAACCGACGAAGTTGCGCTCGCCGCCGACGAGCGGCCGGGAACGATCACCTACTACGCCGGCTACGACGATCGACCGGTCGAACCGCTCGAGACTCGCGAGGCGATCGAGACCGTCCACCGGCTCGGCCGGCTGCTCCGGCACGGCAACCTCCTCCCGGCCGCGGACGCGGCGAGTCACGCTCGCGACGAGGTCGAACCGCGACTTCGGGTGCCCGGCGGTCGACGACCGTCCGCCCTGTCCTCGGAGACCGTCCGGTTCCCGGTCCGGGCGCTTTCGGACGCCGGTGAGCTCCCCGTCGCGATGCGCCACAGTTACACGGCGATGGAGACCCACGATAGCTGTCCGCGCAAACACTACCTCGATCACGTCGTGCGAGCGGTCGACGACCCCGTCGTCACCGGCGCCGACGGACGGCCGATCCGGGACCCGGAAACCGAGACCAGTTCCGGCGCGCGAGTCGTCGGCTCCGTCTTCCACGACGTCGCCGAGGAGGCGTTCCACCGGGAGTACGAGACGCGAGCGGCCTGGCGCGAGGCCGCCTCCCGACAGCTCACTGCGCAGGGGCTGCTCGAGCACCGCGAGGCCGTCCTCGCCTGCGTGGATCGCTACTTCGAGGCGACCGCGCCGGGCTACGACCGGCCGGTCGCCGACTGGGACTCGCTCGCCGCGGAGTTGCCGTTCACGCTGGGAGACGTCGACGGCGTTACCGGCGACGTCGTCGGCTACGTGGACTCGGTCCGGCGGCTTCCGCCGATCGACGAGGACGATGGGGGCGGCATCGCCGTGCTCGACTACAAGGCGACCGCCGACCGGATCGACGCCGCGGATGCCGCCCAGCTCGCGCTGTACGCCCGCGCCTGCCGTCGGCGGTTCGACGAACCCGTTTCGGCCGTCGGCTACGTCTACGTCGGTGCGGTCGACGGCCCTCGAGTCGACCTCTTCGATCCCGACGAGCTACCCGAGTGGGCGTCGGTCCACGAGGCGCTCGAGGCGGTCGACGACCCGTCGTACCGCGAGATCAGCCCGGGGGAGCACTGTCGGTTCTGTCCACACCGCTCGCTGGGGTGTGCGCCCGACGAGTACGCCGAGTCCGCGGACGACGACTGA